From the Cyanobium sp. M30B3 genome, the window AGCATCGGCGCCGACACCTTCTTCCAGGTGAACACACCCATGGCCGAGCAGGTGGTGCCGCTGCTGCTGGAGGGGCTGGAGGGGCTGGAGCCCGGTCTGCTGCTCGACGCCTACTGCGGCATCGGCACCTTCAGCCTGCCCCTGGCCGCCGCCGGCTGGCAGGTGCTGGGCATCGAGCTCGGTGCAGCTTCGGTGGCACGGGCCCGTCTCAACGCCGAGCGCAACCAACTCAGCGCCCGTTGCCGCTTCGAGGAGGGGGCGGTGGCAGCGTTGCTGGCCGAGCACCTCAATGGTGCCAGGGCCCTGCTGCTGGACCCACCGCGCAAGGGGCTCGATGCGAAGGCACTGGCGGCGATCCTGGCTTCACCACCCGAGCGGCTCCTCTACCTCAGCTGCGATCCGGCCACCCTGGCCCGGGATCTGGCCGCCCTGGCGGGGGCTGATGGTCCCTACCGCCTGAGCGCGGTACAGCCCCTCGACTTCTTTCCCATGACCAGCCACGTGGAGACCCTGGCCACCCTGGTGCGGCACTAGCGCAGGGTGGCGCCGAACTGCTTCTCCAGTGCCGCACGCACGGCGGCGTGGGCCTGCTCCACCTGCTCGTCGGTGAGGGTGCGCTGGGGGTCGCGGTAGCGCAGCCGGAAGGCCTGGCTGCAGGCGTCGGCATCCAGTTGGCTGCCCTCATAGCGGTCGATCAGTTCCGCGTGCTCCAGCAGGGGCTTGCCGGCCTTGCGGATCGTGGTGAGCAGGGCCGAGGCCAGGGTGCTGCGGGGCACCACCAGGGCCAGATCTCTCTCGGCCGCAGGCACGGTGGGATAGGCCCTGAAGGCCGGCTGCCAGCGGTTGCGACGGGTGGCCGCCGTCAGCAGGGCGGCCAGATCCAGTTCAAACAGGTGGGTGGCCTCCGGGAGGTCTGCCTCCTCGGCCTGCTGGGGGTGGAGCTGGCCAAACCAGCCGGCGGGCTGGCCTTCCAGCACCAGTTGGGCCGCCCGGCCTGGGTGGAGCAGGGGGTGCTGCGGGAGCGGCCGATTGTCCAGGCTGAGCTGCAGGCTGGCGAGGGCCTGCTGCAGGGCGCCGCGGGCCTGGAAATAGTCGGCCGGCAGCTGCTTGCCGCTGCTGCGCCAGCGCTCGGCCCGCCGCTCCCCGCAGATCACGCCCACCAGCTGGGTGCGGCTGCCCTCGCCGGCAGAGCTGTAGACCGTGCCGATCTCGAACCCCCAGAAGCCGGGCTGGCCGCTCTGCAGGTTGCGCCGCGCCGCCGCCAGCAACTCCTCCGCCAGGTTGTCGCGCAGATGGCCGTAGTCGGCCAGCAGGGGGTTGGCCAGGGGAATCCGGCCGGGGGCTGCCGGCACCAGCGAGAAGCTGCACACTTCCTGCAGGCCGGCATGGCAGAGGGCCCGCCGCAGCCGCCGCTCCGCCGCCTGTTCGGGGGTGAGGCCGCCTGGCTCGAGCGGGTCGGGCAGGTGGCAGGCGAACTGGTCGTAGCCCACCAGCCTGGCCACCTCCTCGATCAGGTCCACCTCTCGCCGCAGGTCGATCGCCCGGGCCGGCGGCACGAGCACGTGCCAGCCCTCGCCCTGGTCCGCCACCGTGCAGCCCAGGGCCTCCAGGGTGGCCCTGATGCGCCCGTCGTCGAGGTCCTGCAGCTCGCCATCCACCAGCACCGGTCCCAGCAGGTTGTGCAGGGCATCGCGGCGCAGATGCAGGGGCGCCACCGGCTCCTGGGGGCGGGCGTACAGCCAGCGGCCCACCACCCGGCCTCCCGCCAGTTCGCCCAGCAGGGCGCAGGCCCGGTCGGCCGCCGCCAGGGAGGCCTCGAGGGGCAGTCCTTTCTCGAAGCGGCTGCTGGCCTCGGTGCGCAGGCCCACGCTGCGGGCCGACTGGCGCACCAGCTGGGGGGCGAACACCGCCGCCTCCAGCCAGATTGCGGTGGTGGCGTCCGACACGGCCTCCCCAGCCCCGCCGATCACGCCGGCCAGGGCGATCGGCCGGTCGGCGTAGGTCACGGTGAGGGCCATGTCGCTGAGCTGGCGCTCCTCGCCATCGAGGCTGGTGAAGCACTCGCCGGGGCGGGCCTGGCGCAGACCCAGGGCCGACGGCTGGGCCTCCCCGCCCGTGAAGGCTGCCAGCCGCTCGCGATCGAAGGCGTGCAGCGGTTGCCCGGTTTCCAGCATCACCAGATTGGTGACATCCACGATCGTGTTGATCGGGCGGATGCCGGCCTTCTCCAGTCGCCGCTGCAACCATGCCGGCGAAGGCCCGATCCGCAGCCCCTCCAGAGCGGTCACGCTGAACAGTCCGCCCTGCTCCATGGCCTGCAGGCTGGCCTGATCCACCTCCAGTGGGGCCACATCGGTCACCGGCGGCACCGGGGAGAAGCAGGTGCGACCGCCACTGAGGGCCGCCACTTCGCGGGCGATGCCCTGCATGGACAGCCCATCCGGACGGTTGGCGGTGATCGCCAGCTCCAGCACCTGGTCGTCCAGGCCGAGAGCGGGCCCCACCGGCGCGCCCAGGGGCGGAACCACTTCGAGCAGCTGGTCCAGTTCAGCGATGCCGTCTGAGCCATCGCTCAGGCCCAGCTCCGCCAGCGAGCAGATCATCCCGCAGCTGGCCACGCCCCTCAGCTCAGCGGGTTTGATCGTGAGGTTCACGGCGGGCAAGCTGGCGCCCACCAGGGCCACGGGCACGTGCAGGCCAGCGCGCACATTGGCGGCGCCGCACACGATCTGCAGGGTCTCGGCCTGGCCCACATCCACCTGGCAGACGCTCAGCTTGCCGGCGTCGGGATGGGGCTGGCGGTCCAGCACCTTGCCCACCACCACGCCTTCGGCCTGGGCGGCCAGGTCCTCGATGCTCTCCACCTCAAAACCGGCGATCGAGAGGCGCTCAGCCAGGGCTTCCAGTGGCAGCTCCAGTTCAGCCTGGCCCTCCGGGCCCCTCACCAGCTCCCGCAGCCACTGGTGTGAGACGCGCATGAAGGGAGGTGACGAGACGGCTGCTGATCCTAGGCAGCCACCGTCTGGGCCCTGGAGCAACGTCCGCCACTGCACAGGGGGGGCGTTGACCGCCACCCGGTAAGGTGGATCCTTGTCAATTCGCATCGCACACGCGGCGCAACGTCCTTCATGGCTAAGAACAAGGGCGTCCGGATCGTGATCACCCTCGAGTGCACGGAATGCCGGTCCAACCCCGCCAAGCGGTCTCCTGGTGTGTCCCGTTACACCACCGAGAAGAACCGCCGCAACACCACCGAACGGCTGGAGCTGAAGAAGTTCTGCCCCCACTGCAACAAGTCGACCGTTCACAAGGAAATCAAGTGAATCCGACCACCTGATCCGCAACAGCTGCGGCACAGGTGTTGCAACGGCACGCTCTCTCCTTTTCCACCTCCGTTCCCCCCATGGCCAGTTCCTTTTTCAAGAAGCGCCTGTCGCCGATCAAGCCAGGCGATCCGATCGACTACAAGGACGTCGATCTGCTCAAGAAGTTCATCACCGAGCGCGGCAAGATCCTGCCCCGCCGCCTCACCGGCCTCACGGCCAAGCAGCAGCGCGACCTCACCAACGCGGTGAAGCGGGCCCGGATTGTGGCCCTGCTGCCCTTCGTGAACCCTGAGGGCTGAGTTCACCCTGGCCCAGGCTCGCTTCCATCCAGGCGACCTGGTCGGCCTGACGCCCGACCGGGGCAACGACAGCCAGCCCCGACTGGCCGTTGTCCAGGCCGTGCAGGCCAGCCGATTGCAGCTAGCGGTCGGGCCCACCGCCCGGGCCCAGCTGGTCCCCCAGCGGGATGTGGAGCTGATCTGCCCCCTGCCGGCCGGTGCCGACCCACCGCTCCGACTGGGGGTTTCGCCATGGACCTTCAGCCCTGAGCAGCTCGCTACGGCCCTGCCGCCGGCCCGGGAGCGGGCCACCGCCTGGCTGCTGCTCCAGGACGATCCGGGCGATGGCCTCGACCTGGCTGGTTGGTGCGACCTGGTGGCCGGCAGCCAGACCCCCGCCGCGCTGGCGGCGGCCTGGCTGTGGCTTCATGGCGACCAGCTCTGGTTCCGCCTGCGCCAGCAGCGGATCAGTGCCAGGGCTCCCGTCGACCTGCACCAGCTGCGACAGGCCCGCCACCGCCAGCGTCGCCAGCAGCGGCAGGAGCGGGCCTGGCAGGAGATCCTGCGGGCCCGCCAGCCCTTCGACCCCGGGCTGCTGGAGGAGCATCAACGGCGCGAGTTGCAGCTGCTGGAGCAGTGGGCCAGCGGTGACAGCAGCGAACCCCTGCCGCCAGCGTTGCGCCAGGCCCTGCAGGCGGCCCACTGCCAGGCCGAAACCGGCGCGATCCGCCACCTGCTGGTGGACCTGGGTCGCTGGCAGCCCCACCACCTGCCCTCCCTGAGCTGCAGCAGCTGGGAGCTCGGCTTCAGCCCCGAGCTGGAGGCGGAGGCGACTCGCCTGCTGGCCGCCCACCGGACCCCCCAGCCTGGTGATGAACGGCGGCTGGACCTCTGCGGCCAGCACTGCCTCACCATTGACGACGACGATACCGAGGACATCGACGATGGCCTCGCCCTGGAGCGCCTGGCAGGAGGCGGCGAGCGCCTGTGGATTCACGTGGCCGATCCCGGCCGGCTGGTGCCCATGGGTTCCCCCCTCGACCTGGAAGCCAGGCGTCGGGGCACCAGCCTCTACCTGGCGCGGGGCACCCTGCCGATGTTTCCGCTCCAGCTCAGCACCGGGCCCTTCAGCCTGCGGGCCGGCCACCGCTGCGCGGCCTGGAGCGTGTGGGTGGAGCTCGATGCCGGCGGCGCGGTGGCGGCCAGCGGCGTGGAGCGCAGCTGGGTGAAGCCGGCCTACCGCCTCTCCTACGCCGACGCCGATGAGCTGATTGAGCTGGCCCCGCCCGAGGAGCCGGATCCGGCGGCGCTGCATGCCCTGTTGCTGCGCCGCCGCCAGTGGCGCCTGGCCAGGGGGGCACTGCTGCTCGATCAGCCGGAGGGGCGGATCCGCGAGGCCGCCGGCGAGCCGCGGCTGGAGATCAGCGATCCGGGAGCGGCGCGGTCGATGGTGGCCGAAGCCATGATTCTGGCGGGCGCCGTGGTGGCCGAGCTGGGCCGCGAACACCAGCTGGCCCTGCCCTACCGCAGCCAGCTGCCGGCGGCGCTGCCCCCGGCCAGCGAGCTCGATGCCCTGCCCGCCGGGCCCGTGCGCCATGCCGCGATCAAGCGCTGCCTGAGCCGCGGCATCAGCGGCAGCCAGCCCGCACCCCACTTCAGCCTGGGACTGCCGGCCTACGTGCAGGCCACCTCGCCGATCCGCCGCTATGGCGATCTAATGGTGCAGCGCCAGTTGCTGGCCCTGAAGGAAGGCCAGGCGCCCCTCAGCGGCGATCAGCTGCTGGCGCTGCTGGCAGAGCTGGAATCGCCCCTGCGCCAGGCCGCGCAGATCAGCCGCGACGACCAGCGCCACTGGCAGCAGGTGTGGTTCGACGCCCACCGCGGCCAGGCCTGGCGGGCCCAGTTCCTGCGCTGGCTGCGCCCCCAGGACCAGCTCGGCCTGGTGCACGTGGAGGAGCTGGCCATGGATCTGGCGGCCGAGTGCCCGGTGGGCAGCGAACCGGGCCTCCAGCTGATGCTGCGGGTGCACCAGGTGGACCCCCTGCGCGACCTGCTGCGCCTGATCACCAGCCGCTGAGGCCGGTATGTCACGGTTGCGATCTCAGCTGGCCAGGCGCGACACCCGCAGCCAGGGTCCCCAGGGGTTGGCCGTGCCCACAAGCCTCACCGGACCCCCACTGGCCTGGGCCAGCCAGTGGTGCAGCGCGGGCTCCAGGGTGATCAGGGGCCAGCCGCCCTCCGGAGCCCCGGGCACGCCGGTGAGCCGGTAACTCCCCGGGCCTGGGATCTGCAGATGGCCCTGCCAGAGCTGCTCTCCCGGTTCGGCGGGGGCCTGCTCGGGCCCCAGATCAGCCCCCAGATCACCGGCCTGCTTGCGGCTGGCGTCCAGCTGGCCCTGGGCATCCAGCAGGCTGGGATCGGCCTGCACGGCCAGCTGGCGCTGGCGCCAGGCCGGGTGGTGCCAGGGGGTGTCCCAGAGGGGCAGCGGGCCCGCCGGCGCCTGGGGATCCTCGATCAGGGCCCGTTGCAAGGCGCTGACAGGCAGCTCAGCGGGCAGGCAACCCCGCTGCACGCAGAGCGCGGCGGCCTGGCCGGCGGCCTGCCCCAGGTTGAGGATCTGGGGTTGCAGGCGGGTGGCGCCGTTGGCCATGTGGCTCACGCTGAATCCCTTCTCAGCGGCCAACAGGTTCACGGTGTCGGCGCTCACCAGGGCTCCGTAGGGGATGGCGAACGGCGTGCCGCTCCAGCGCCCGCCCCAGGGGCAGCTCTTGGGGGCCAGGGGCCAGTCGGGCCCGGGGTAGTGGTGGTCGTTGGCGTAGTTGCCCACCACCAGGGCATCCACGGCGCCATCGCGGTGGGGCAGGGCGGCGATCGAGGCCCCAGGGCCCTGGGGCAGCAGCTGCTGCTCAATCAACGTGCTCAACCCCACCAGCCGCCGCCCCTCGCGCCAGTAGGGCATCAGCGCCAGGGGGCAGTCGCCCGTGAGGCTGCTCGCGGCGGCGGCGGTATCGGGGAACAGGCCCTCCAGTTGCAGCATGCCGTCACTGGCCGCCGCCAGAGCGCGGCCGAACTGGAGGCTGTGCGCGCGCATCTCAGCGAACAGCTCGGCCTCGGCAACAGGATCGTCACCGAAGGCCCGCTCCAGCCCCCGGTGCCAGTCGTTGCCGTGCAGCGGCCAGTTGAGCATCACCCGGTCGCCGGGAAGGCGGCCGTAGGTGAGGGTGCGCTCCAGGCCGAAACTGGCCGTGGCCTGGCTGAACGGTTCCGGCAGTGGAACTCCGGCATCGGGGCAGGCCCGCTCAGGCCGCAGCCTGCCGATGGCCACCCAGGTGGGCGACTGCAGCGGCTGCTGCGCAAAGAAGGGCTCGCTGGCCAGCCGTTCCGCCTCGGGAGCGCTGGGCTCCTGCCACTGCTCGCGCGGCTCCCAGCCCAGGCGGTGGGCGGCGCCACTCAGGCCGGTGAGCTCGCCGCGGTCGCTGCCATCGATGGCGATCTGAGGAATCACCAGCTCCACCGTGCTGCCGCCGTGGCCCGCGCTAGCACGGTCCACCTCCAGCCCCGTGATCCGCTGGCCCTGGCGGCGCACACCGCGCAGGCGGCACCCGCTCCACCACTGCAGCCCGCCGGCTTCGGCCACCCAGCGCCGCAGGATCGCCTCGGCGGTGGCCGGCTGATAGCCGAAGCAGCTCACCCAGTTGTGGTCGAGTCCTGTGGGTTCACAGCGGGCCAGCTCGCGCAGAAAGGCCCCCCACAGGCCGGTCTGCCAGGGGCTGAGCTCGTTACCGTCCGGGCAGCACACCCCGGCCGCGCTCACCATGCCCCCCAGCCAGGGCCCTGGGGTGAGCAGCAGGGTGGTGGCTCCGCTGCGGGCCGACTGCAGCGCGGCAGCCACGCCGCCGGTGCCGCCGCCCCACACCACAACGGGAACCTGGTGCTCGTGCATGGAGGGGACGACAGAAGGTGATGGGTAAGATCCGCTCACGGCGCCGGACGGCCTCCGAGCCGGCAGGCCAGAGCTGCGCTGGCCCAGAGCTGCGATCGAGCGGCCGCGCGCATTGCCAGGCCCTCGACCGCCGCATGTCCTACACCCTCACCACCCCGCTCTATTACGTCAACGACCGGGCCCACCTCGGCAGCACTTACACCACGCTTGCCTGTGACGCCATCGCCCGGTATCAGCGGCTCTGCGGTGAACAGGTGACCTTCATCACCGGCTGTGATGAGCACGGCCAGAAGATCCAGCGCACCGCCGAGGCCGCCGGTCTCAGCCCCCAGGCCCACTGCGACCGGGTGAGCGAGGGCTACCGCGATCTCTGGCAGCGCTGGCAGATCAGCAACAACCGCTTCATCCGCACCACCGCGCCGCGGCACCGGGAGCTGGTGGAGCAGTTCTTCGCCCGGGTGGAGGCCAGTGGCGATGTGCTGGAAGGGCGCCAGCAGGGCTGGTACTGCGTGGCCTGCGAAGAGTTCAAGGACGATCCCC encodes:
- a CDS encoding FAD-dependent oxidoreductase, yielding MHEHQVPVVVWGGGTGGVAAALQSARSGATTLLLTPGPWLGGMVSAAGVCCPDGNELSPWQTGLWGAFLRELARCEPTGLDHNWVSCFGYQPATAEAILRRWVAEAGGLQWWSGCRLRGVRRQGQRITGLEVDRASAGHGGSTVELVIPQIAIDGSDRGELTGLSGAAHRLGWEPREQWQEPSAPEAERLASEPFFAQQPLQSPTWVAIGRLRPERACPDAGVPLPEPFSQATASFGLERTLTYGRLPGDRVMLNWPLHGNDWHRGLERAFGDDPVAEAELFAEMRAHSLQFGRALAAASDGMLQLEGLFPDTAAAASSLTGDCPLALMPYWREGRRLVGLSTLIEQQLLPQGPGASIAALPHRDGAVDALVVGNYANDHHYPGPDWPLAPKSCPWGGRWSGTPFAIPYGALVSADTVNLLAAEKGFSVSHMANGATRLQPQILNLGQAAGQAAALCVQRGCLPAELPVSALQRALIEDPQAPAGPLPLWDTPWHHPAWRQRQLAVQADPSLLDAQGQLDASRKQAGDLGADLGPEQAPAEPGEQLWQGHLQIPGPGSYRLTGVPGAPEGGWPLITLEPALHHWLAQASGGPVRLVGTANPWGPWLRVSRLAS
- a CDS encoding RNB domain-containing ribonuclease encodes the protein MQASRLQLAVGPTARAQLVPQRDVELICPLPAGADPPLRLGVSPWTFSPEQLATALPPARERATAWLLLQDDPGDGLDLAGWCDLVAGSQTPAALAAAWLWLHGDQLWFRLRQQRISARAPVDLHQLRQARHRQRRQQRQERAWQEILRARQPFDPGLLEEHQRRELQLLEQWASGDSSEPLPPALRQALQAAHCQAETGAIRHLLVDLGRWQPHHLPSLSCSSWELGFSPELEAEATRLLAAHRTPQPGDERRLDLCGQHCLTIDDDDTEDIDDGLALERLAGGGERLWIHVADPGRLVPMGSPLDLEARRRGTSLYLARGTLPMFPLQLSTGPFSLRAGHRCAAWSVWVELDAGGAVAASGVERSWVKPAYRLSYADADELIELAPPEEPDPAALHALLLRRRQWRLARGALLLDQPEGRIREAAGEPRLEISDPGAARSMVAEAMILAGAVVAELGREHQLALPYRSQLPAALPPASELDALPAGPVRHAAIKRCLSRGISGSQPAPHFSLGLPAYVQATSPIRRYGDLMVQRQLLALKEGQAPLSGDQLLALLAELESPLRQAAQISRDDQRHWQQVWFDAHRGQAWRAQFLRWLRPQDQLGLVHVEELAMDLAAECPVGSEPGLQLMLRVHQVDPLRDLLRLITSR
- the rpmG gene encoding 50S ribosomal protein L33; the protein is MAKNKGVRIVITLECTECRSNPAKRSPGVSRYTTEKNRRNTTERLELKKFCPHCNKSTVHKEIK
- a CDS encoding phenylalanine--tRNA ligase subunit beta, producing the protein MRVSHQWLRELVRGPEGQAELELPLEALAERLSIAGFEVESIEDLAAQAEGVVVGKVLDRQPHPDAGKLSVCQVDVGQAETLQIVCGAANVRAGLHVPVALVGASLPAVNLTIKPAELRGVASCGMICSLAELGLSDGSDGIAELDQLLEVVPPLGAPVGPALGLDDQVLELAITANRPDGLSMQGIAREVAALSGGRTCFSPVPPVTDVAPLEVDQASLQAMEQGGLFSVTALEGLRIGPSPAWLQRRLEKAGIRPINTIVDVTNLVMLETGQPLHAFDRERLAAFTGGEAQPSALGLRQARPGECFTSLDGEERQLSDMALTVTYADRPIALAGVIGGAGEAVSDATTAIWLEAAVFAPQLVRQSARSVGLRTEASSRFEKGLPLEASLAAADRACALLGELAGGRVVGRWLYARPQEPVAPLHLRRDALHNLLGPVLVDGELQDLDDGRIRATLEALGCTVADQGEGWHVLVPPARAIDLRREVDLIEEVARLVGYDQFACHLPDPLEPGGLTPEQAAERRLRRALCHAGLQEVCSFSLVPAAPGRIPLANPLLADYGHLRDNLAEELLAAARRNLQSGQPGFWGFEIGTVYSSAGEGSRTQLVGVICGERRAERWRSSGKQLPADYFQARGALQQALASLQLSLDNRPLPQHPLLHPGRAAQLVLEGQPAGWFGQLHPQQAEEADLPEATHLFELDLAALLTAATRRNRWQPAFRAYPTVPAAERDLALVVPRSTLASALLTTIRKAGKPLLEHAELIDRYEGSQLDADACSQAFRLRYRDPQRTLTDEQVEQAHAAVRAALEKQFGATLR
- the rpsR gene encoding 30S ribosomal protein S18; translation: MASSFFKKRLSPIKPGDPIDYKDVDLLKKFITERGKILPRRLTGLTAKQQRDLTNAVKRARIVALLPFVNPEG